The Synechococcus sp. RS9916 DNA segment CTGAAATGCAAATTCCCCTGCCGCATCACCCTGGTGGCTGCCGCCAATCCCTGCCCCTGCGGCTGGTTTGGCGATCCCGATCACCCCTGCCGATGCTCCGCACTGCAACGCCAGCGCTACTGGTCACGCCTGTCAGGCCCTCTGCTGGATCGCCTCGATCTTCAGCTCCGCCTGGAGCGACTGAGCAGCAGCACGATGCGCTCCAGCCTCGAGACGCTGAACCACGACAGCGAAAGCACCATCACGGCAGACCAAATCGACAACGCCCGCAAGCGGATGGCCAAACGCAACCCTGACGGCTGCCTCAATGCAGCGTTAAGCGGCCCCCAACTCGGACTCCATGCCGGCTTGAACCCCCAACTCCTGGATCGATGGGAGCAAGCTGTGAATCAGCGCAAACTGAGTGCTCGCAGCGGCATCCGCGTGCTTCGCGTGGCACGGAGCCTGGCCGACCTGGCCGACCAGCCACGCATCGGCAACGATCATCTCGCCCAGGCCCTCTGCTTCCGCAGCTTTGACCTGGGCATCACGGATTAGAACGGATCAACCGCAGTCGATCACACGGTCAACGCGAATGACCCGGCGTGTCGTGGAACGGTTGCACGCCAATCGGTGGTGGCAGGTGCATTTTCTCTTCGCGTGGATTGCCGAAGGCATGAGACATCGTCTCTCCAAACCACTGACGGATATCCCTGAGCTTCTGACCCATAGCAAACTCCCGATGTGTCTCATCCAGTCTGGATTGAGACAGAGCGGGAGCCAACAGGTGGAACTACCGGTTTTTCAAACCGGAATGAGCGCTTGATCAGCGACGACGACGACGCTGCTGAGCCTTGCGCTTGTACTTCTCGATGGGGGTCTCGTGATGACGCAAACGCTTGAGGTCGGCAAAGATTCCTGCCTTAGACACCTGACGCTTGAAGCGACGCAGCGCTGATTCGATGCCTTCGTTTTCTCCGACCGTGACCTGAGTCATGCAACAAGCGTGGTTTCCAGCCCGTCAATGTAGCAACCAGCCTTCACTCAAGGCTCTAAAGCAGCGGGGGAGGCTGCCTCGGGCTTGGTGTCATCCGCTGAAGGGTCAGTGTCGGACTGTGCTGGCTCGGCGGGCTCAGGCTCGCTGCCGGGCCACACTTCCCGGAACACATAGAGATGACCAAGAGCACGATCGCCGTAGTGGCGGCGCATCAACTTCCAACCCGGCTCCAGTTCCAGCTTGAGGAAACCAGCCCCGGCACCTCCTGCCCGCGCCACCACGTGGGTGCTGGCAGACGTTCTGGACGGAACGGCAATCAGCTCCACGTCCTGATTGGTCTTCACCACCGCAAGGCGATAGCGCGTTCCGAAATCGTCACCCCCGATGCGGAGGGAATAGCCATTACCGTCGATGTAGCGGTTGCAGATCCCCGTGAAGTCAAAGGTGGCCAGCAGGGGGTCCACCACCGCTGGAGCACTGCCGGAGACCGCAAAGCAAGGGCGCTTGCTCGTGCGTTGCTCATAGATATTCAGCTGCGATGACTCGCCTTGCCCGATCGGGGCAGCCACCAGGACGAAATTGGTCTCTTCAACGGGAACAGCCGTGAACAGCGACCCTTGGGCTGACGCCGATGGCCCCACCAGCGTGGCCCCGGCCACAGCGAAGGCCAGGGTGATCGGAAGGGAGCGCACCATCGAGACGGAAGTGGGTTGGGCGGATCGTAAAAGTGACGACGCTCCCAGTCATGGGGGCTCAGGCCGGTTTATTGAGTCGAATCGCGACAAGAAGTGACCCAACCGTGGCTGGAGCCGTGAGCCCCAGGATCCAGCGGGTGGGTGTCACACCCAGGTCTGGATCGCCGTAAGCCAGCTCAAACACGGAGCCTGTTGCAGCAATACCAAGCACGCAAGCGAGGGCCAGAAACAATCCGGCCAGGGGTTTCATCGGCATGGGGAGAGGGCTCTGAAGCGTCAGACGAGGGAACGAACGTCAGCGGCCTGAAAGCCGTGGTCCTTGAGTTCCTTGTTCAAGCCACCGGAGTCGGTGACGCGATCAACAAACAGCACCCCTTTGAGGTGATCCATTTCGTGCTGGATGCAGCGGGCCATCAATCCATCGGCCTTCATCGTTTTCGGACGGCCCATCTCGTCGCGGTAGCTCAGCTGAATGGCCGTGGGCCGCACCACATCGAGATAAACCCCTGGGATGCTCAGACACCCTTCTTCGTAGGTGTCGACGGTGGCACTGGCGGTGGTGATCTCGGGATTGATCAGAACCAGCGGCGGAGAGGAGGGCGTTTCAAGATCAAGATCGATCACCAGCAGCTGCTTGTGCACACCGACCTGAGGAGCCGCCAGCCCGATGCCCTTCGCGGTGTACATGCTGCGCAACATGTCACGGGCTAACTCCCGCACCGACTCATCCACCTTGCTGATGCGCCTCGCTTCCTGCCGCAACACCTCATCCCCCAATTTGTGGATGTCCAGAGGCGACACATCGAGGGCCTCTTTAGCGACCGCAACGGATGAGCTGCTCCGTTCAGCGGACCGTGCCAATTGAGCGAAGCTGCGGGCCAAGATCCTCTTCTCACAATGACGTCGTGAACGCCACTCTAGGCAGAGCCTGCGGCCGCCAGGCCTGACCCTCGCCACTGT contains these protein-coding regions:
- the rpsU gene encoding 30S ribosomal protein S21 is translated as MTQVTVGENEGIESALRRFKRQVSKAGIFADLKRLRHHETPIEKYKRKAQQRRRRR
- a CDS encoding DUF3747 domain-containing protein, which translates into the protein MVRSLPITLAFAVAGATLVGPSASAQGSLFTAVPVEETNFVLVAAPIGQGESSQLNIYEQRTSKRPCFAVSGSAPAVVDPLLATFDFTGICNRYIDGNGYSLRIGGDDFGTRYRLAVVKTNQDVELIAVPSRTSASTHVVARAGGAGAGFLKLELEPGWKLMRRHYGDRALGHLYVFREVWPGSEPEPAEPAQSDTDPSADDTKPEAASPAALEP
- the def gene encoding peptide deformylase, translating into MARSFAQLARSAERSSSSVAVAKEALDVSPLDIHKLGDEVLRQEARRISKVDESVRELARDMLRSMYTAKGIGLAAPQVGVHKQLLVIDLDLETPSSPPLVLINPEITTASATVDTYEEGCLSIPGVYLDVVRPTAIQLSYRDEMGRPKTMKADGLMARCIQHEMDHLKGVLFVDRVTDSGGLNKELKDHGFQAADVRSLV